The window ATCGATCCCGATCATCACTCTGGCGGCCCGGTCGATCAGCAAATCCCTCAACGCCCTGGCCAAGGAGTCGGACAAGATCAAGGGGTTCGAGTTGGACTCTCCTGTGGAGGTCAGATCCAGGGTGGCCGAGATCCACAAGCTCTCCCAATCCATGAACACCATGAAGACCGCTCTCAGAACCTTCGGGCGGTACGTACCGATGGCGCTGGTCAAGAGGTTTGTCCAGTCGGATATCGTTCCGACACTGGGTGGGGAGCGGCGGGAGCTGACCCTGCTGTTCACGGATGTGGCCGATTTTACGACCATGTCCGAAACCATGGCTCCCGAGGATCTGATGCTCAAGGTATCGGAGTATTTTGAGAAGGTCGGTTCTGTGATCATCGAGCACGGGGGGACGATCGACAAGTTCATCGGTGATGCGATCATGGCCTTTTGGAACGCCCCGGTAAAAACCGACAATCACTGTTTGAAAGCCTGTGAAGCGGCTCTCCGGTGTGTACGGGTCTCCAACAGGCTGAACCAGGCATGGAGGGACGAGGACAGCCCGGTCATGTTCACCCGGTTTGGCATCCATACGGCCGATGCGGTGGTGGGCAACGTCGGTTCTCCGGACCGGATGAACTATACCGCCATAGGGGCTTCTGTGAACACGGCTTCGCGGCTTGAGGGGCTGAACAAGTTCTACGGGACCCAGATTCTGGTCAGCCAGACGGTCAGAGACAGGGTGGAGGGGGTCTTTGTGTTCCGTTCGGTGGACCTGGTCATTCCCAAGGGGGCCACGGTTCCGATTGCACTTTTTGAGCTGATCGGGGCCCTGCCTGGGACGGGGTACACCGACATCGTGGTCTCGGAGGAGAGGCTGGAGCACTTTGCCGCCTGGGAGAGGGCTTATGCGGACTACAGGGAAAGGCATTGGGACAGGGCCGTTGCCGGGTTCAGTACCCTGAGGGAGGCCGGCCGCGGTGACCACCTGGCAGATATATACCTGGAACGGGCCCGCCGGTTCCTCGCCCAGGACCCAGGAGACGACTGGACCGGCGTGGAGGCATTCAAAA is drawn from Deltaproteobacteria bacterium and contains these coding sequences:
- a CDS encoding adenylate/guanylate cyclase domain-containing protein; this encodes MVPATVFDLENPVIETVYMKYASGEDLEYRYSSFEVGGETYLLRLTPVPGFHGKEEYIALFASVKDFIGPIAETRTQSLIFSFIILALSIPIITLAARSISKSLNALAKESDKIKGFELDSPVEVRSRVAEIHKLSQSMNTMKTALRTFGRYVPMALVKRFVQSDIVPTLGGERRELTLLFTDVADFTTMSETMAPEDLMLKVSEYFEKVGSVIIEHGGTIDKFIGDAIMAFWNAPVKTDNHCLKACEAALRCVRVSNRLNQAWRDEDSPVMFTRFGIHTADAVVGNVGSPDRMNYTAIGASVNTASRLEGLNKFYGTQILVSQTVRDRVEGVFVFRSVDLVIPKGATVPIALFELIGALPGTGYTDIVVSEERLEHFAAWERAYADYRERHWDRAVAGFSTLREAGRGDHLADIYLERARRFLAQDPGDDWTGVEAFK